The following proteins come from a genomic window of Streptomyces sp. NBC_01716:
- a CDS encoding lysophospholipid acyltransferase family protein — MFYYVLKYVLLGPLLRLLFRPRIEGLEHIPADGAAILAGNHLSFSDHFLMPAIIRRRITFLAKAEYFTGPGIKGRLTAGFFRGVGQIPVDRSGKEAGQAAIREGLGVLGKGELLGIYPEGTRSHDGRLYKGKVGVAVMAIRAQVPVVPCAMVGTFEIQPPGQKIPSIKRVTIRFGEPLDFSRYAGLENQKAAVRAVTDEIMYAILGLSGQEYVDRYAADVKAEEAQRAPGKKFPRLRR, encoded by the coding sequence GTGTTCTACTACGTACTGAAGTACGTGCTGTTGGGCCCCCTGCTGCGACTGCTCTTCCGGCCGCGGATCGAAGGGCTCGAACACATACCGGCGGACGGCGCCGCGATCCTCGCGGGCAACCATCTCTCCTTCTCCGACCACTTCCTGATGCCCGCGATCATCCGGCGGCGGATCACGTTTCTCGCGAAGGCCGAGTACTTCACCGGGCCCGGCATCAAGGGCCGCCTCACCGCCGGCTTCTTCCGCGGTGTCGGCCAGATCCCGGTCGACCGGTCGGGCAAGGAAGCCGGCCAGGCGGCGATCCGGGAAGGGCTCGGGGTGCTCGGCAAGGGCGAGTTGCTGGGGATCTACCCGGAGGGCACACGCTCGCACGACGGGCGGCTCTACAAGGGCAAGGTCGGTGTCGCGGTGATGGCCATCAGGGCGCAGGTCCCGGTGGTGCCGTGCGCGATGGTGGGTACGTTCGAGATCCAGCCGCCCGGCCAGAAGATCCCCAGCATCAAGCGGGTCACGATCCGCTTCGGTGAGCCGCTGGACTTCTCGCGCTACGCGGGCCTGGAGAACCAGAAGGCCGCGGTCCGCGCCGTGACCGACGAGATCATGTACGCGATCCTCGGGCTGTCCGGGCAGGAGTACGTGGACCGGTACGCCGCCGACGTGAAGGCCGAGGAGGCCCAGCGGGCACCGGGAAAGAAGTTCCCGCGCCTGCGCCGCTGA
- a CDS encoding thioesterase II family protein — translation MAAISSNNASNWIREFHPADRTSPRMICFPHAGGAASYYFPVSRALSGQVEVLAVQYPGRQDRYAEPAIGNVENLAAAIFRELPLEDLDRTWLFGHSMGAAVAFEVARLMERELDRSPLGIILSGRRAPSRYRDETLHRQGDAAIIANVQALSGTDATVFDDPDTHRLIMPALRADYRAIETYRPAGTPQVACPVHVFVGDADPLSTLDEAGSWRDHTTGEFTMRVFQGDHFYLTARPAEVISAISQLIVPAPPRA, via the coding sequence ATGGCCGCCATATCAAGCAACAACGCGTCGAACTGGATCCGGGAGTTTCATCCGGCCGACCGGACGTCCCCCCGGATGATCTGCTTCCCCCACGCGGGCGGTGCGGCGAGCTACTACTTCCCTGTCTCCCGGGCGCTCTCCGGGCAGGTCGAGGTCCTCGCCGTCCAGTACCCCGGGCGTCAGGACCGGTACGCGGAACCGGCCATCGGCAATGTGGAGAACCTCGCCGCCGCGATCTTCCGTGAACTCCCGCTGGAGGATCTGGACCGGACCTGGCTCTTCGGCCACAGCATGGGGGCCGCCGTCGCCTTCGAGGTGGCCCGGCTGATGGAACGGGAGCTGGACCGGTCGCCTCTCGGGATCATCCTGTCCGGCCGGCGCGCGCCGTCCCGGTACCGTGACGAGACCCTGCACCGCCAGGGCGACGCGGCGATCATCGCCAACGTCCAGGCGCTCAGCGGCACCGACGCGACCGTCTTCGACGATCCCGACACGCACCGTCTGATCATGCCCGCCCTGCGCGCCGACTACCGCGCCATCGAGACCTACCGGCCGGCCGGCACCCCGCAGGTCGCCTGCCCGGTCCATGTCTTCGTGGGCGACGCCGACCCGTTGAGCACGCTGGACGAGGCGGGCAGCTGGCGCGACCACACCACGGGCGAGTTCACGATGCGCGTCTTCCAGGGCGACCACTTCTATCTGACGGCGCGCCCCGCCGAGGTCATCTCCGCGATCTCGCAGCTGATCGTGCCCGCCCCGCCCCGCGCCTGA
- a CDS encoding acyl-CoA carboxylase epsilon subunit — translation MMQPNHVAGTRVHEPVALTSAEQLVRVVRGAPGEMELAALLAVLSALTGTREQAVASSAARQRRKSRWGEVRYTAPGAWTAGREREWRH, via the coding sequence ATGATGCAGCCCAACCATGTGGCCGGCACGCGAGTACACGAACCCGTCGCCCTGACGTCGGCCGAGCAGCTTGTGCGCGTCGTCAGAGGCGCACCCGGGGAGATGGAACTCGCCGCGTTGCTCGCGGTGCTGTCCGCCCTGACCGGTACACGCGAGCAGGCCGTCGCGTCCTCCGCCGCCAGGCAGCGGCGCAAGTCCCGCTGGGGCGAGGTCCGTTACACGGCGCCGGGCGCCTGGACGGCCGGCCGTGAGAGGGAATGGCGGCACTGA